One segment of Rhodanobacter thiooxydans DNA contains the following:
- a CDS encoding response regulator, with amino-acid sequence MINVVLVDDHELVRTGFRMILQQQPDIRVGGEAGSAEEGLQLIRTLAPDIALVDVHMPGMSGIELTERVCRSKLSTHVVIVTVVDDARFPKRLLDAGALGYLTKGCSADELVSAVRQVAGGRRYLAPAVAQQLALATLDGSASPFDVLSSRELEVAMMLVRGKPLTIIGEQLNLSPKTVSTYKQRLMEKLHVDHVLSLAHLMTVHGLIDTPNHHVGN; translated from the coding sequence GTGATCAATGTGGTCCTGGTGGACGATCACGAGCTGGTTCGCACTGGCTTCCGAATGATCTTGCAGCAACAGCCGGACATCCGCGTCGGCGGCGAAGCGGGCAGCGCCGAAGAAGGCCTGCAGCTGATCCGGACACTGGCGCCGGACATTGCCCTGGTCGACGTGCACATGCCCGGCATGAGCGGGATCGAACTCACCGAGCGCGTGTGCCGCTCGAAACTGTCCACGCACGTCGTTATCGTGACGGTGGTCGATGACGCACGTTTCCCCAAGCGCCTGCTCGACGCCGGCGCGCTCGGCTACCTGACCAAGGGCTGCAGTGCCGACGAGCTGGTGTCCGCCGTACGCCAGGTGGCCGGTGGCCGCCGTTATCTTGCCCCGGCAGTCGCGCAGCAGCTTGCGCTGGCCACCCTGGACGGTAGTGCCTCGCCGTTCGACGTACTGTCCAGCCGCGAGCTCGAAGTGGCAATGATGCTGGTGCGTGGCAAGCCGCTGACGATCATCGGCGAGCAGCTCAACCTGAGTCCCAAGACCGTGTCCACCTACAAGCAGCGCCTGATGGAAAAGCTGCACGTGGACCACGTGCTCAGCCTGGCTCATCTGATGACGGTGCATGGCCTGATCGATACGCCGAATCATCATGTCGGCAACTGA
- a CDS encoding SDR family NAD(P)-dependent oxidoreductase, whose protein sequence is MTASRPLSLITGASSGIGAAFARQLAALGHDLVLTARRADRLEALAAELHERHAAQVTVLPHDLADPATPRALCDELDRRGLQVDWLINNAGYGVPGTFVANDWATHADFLQVLLTAPTELAWRLLPGMRQRGRGRVINVASLAGHVPGPAGHTLYAASKAYLIKFSQSLALENRAAGVNVCALCPGFTWSEFHDVTRTRDKMNKLPGFMWLSADEVVRQGIAAVERGDAVYIPGRVNRTIKTVVRLLPDRLAMWLSARESKRYRNTEV, encoded by the coding sequence ATGACCGCTTCCCGCCCGCTCAGCCTGATCACCGGCGCCTCCTCAGGCATTGGTGCCGCGTTTGCCCGGCAGCTCGCCGCGCTCGGCCACGATCTGGTGCTGACTGCGCGCCGCGCCGATCGGTTGGAAGCGCTCGCCGCCGAACTCCATGAACGGCATGCCGCCCAGGTCACCGTGTTGCCGCACGACCTGGCCGACCCGGCCACGCCGCGGGCACTGTGCGACGAACTGGACCGGCGCGGCCTGCAAGTGGACTGGCTGATCAACAACGCCGGCTACGGCGTGCCCGGCACCTTTGTCGCGAACGACTGGGCAACCCATGCGGACTTCCTGCAGGTGCTGCTGACCGCGCCGACCGAACTGGCCTGGCGACTGCTGCCCGGCATGCGTCAGCGTGGCCGCGGCCGCGTGATCAACGTCGCCTCGCTGGCCGGGCACGTGCCTGGCCCGGCCGGGCACACCCTGTACGCCGCCAGCAAGGCCTACCTGATCAAGTTTTCGCAGTCACTGGCACTGGAGAACCGCGCGGCCGGCGTGAACGTCTGCGCGCTGTGCCCGGGCTTCACCTGGTCGGAATTCCACGACGTCACGCGCACCCGCGACAAGATGAACAAGCTGCCTGGCTTCATGTGGCTGAGCGCGGACGAAGTGGTGCGCCAGGGCATCGCGGCGGTCGAGCGCGGCGACGCCGTGTACATCCCGGGCCGGGTCAACCGCACCATCAAGACGGTGGTGCGACTGCTACCGGACCGGCTGGCCATGTGGCTTTCCGCGCGGGAATCGAAGCGCTACCGGAACACCGAGGTCTAG
- the sbcB gene encoding exodeoxyribonuclease I — MQTFFWHDYETSGADPRRDRPLQFAGIRTSPELEIIGEPVMFYGKPSLEMPPHPDACLITGITPQQAEREGVSEAEFAARVHEQLAAPGTCGVGYNSLRFDDEFTRQMLYRNFHEPYGREWENGNSRWDLIDLVRMCQALRPEGISWPTREDGTPSFKLEHLARANQLSQERAHDALSDVHALIELARLIRVRQPRLWDWYYALRRKQKVFELLDVVNMTPLVHVSSRYPASRHCLAVIAPLAAHPSRPGEVIVYDLATDPAAWLALDEDEIADRIFTARADLPEGIERIPLRTVRANHAPALAPLSVLQGVDLDRLQLDLARCQAHRDVLHAVDGLAEKLRRVFQRAAELPPPEDPELALYGGGFLPDADKRLLAQVRATPPQELGTRAFPFRDPRYPELLFRYRARNWPETLDADERTRWESFRQARLTRHTPLTGLTLDDYFARLDELRHDPQAQDKLPLLDQLQAWGEQLAASVEPL, encoded by the coding sequence ATGCAGACTTTCTTCTGGCACGACTACGAAACCTCCGGCGCCGACCCGCGACGCGACCGCCCGCTGCAGTTCGCCGGCATCCGCACCAGCCCGGAACTGGAAATAATCGGTGAGCCCGTGATGTTCTACGGCAAGCCGTCGCTGGAGATGCCGCCGCACCCCGATGCCTGTCTGATCACCGGGATCACCCCGCAACAAGCCGAACGCGAAGGCGTCAGCGAGGCCGAATTCGCTGCCCGCGTGCACGAACAACTGGCCGCACCGGGCACCTGCGGCGTCGGCTACAACTCGCTGCGCTTTGACGACGAATTCACCCGGCAGATGCTGTACCGCAACTTCCACGAGCCGTACGGCCGCGAGTGGGAGAACGGCAACTCGCGCTGGGACCTGATCGACCTGGTGCGCATGTGCCAGGCGCTGCGGCCCGAGGGCATCAGCTGGCCCACCCGCGAGGATGGCACGCCCAGCTTCAAGCTGGAGCACCTGGCCCGTGCCAACCAGCTCAGCCAGGAACGCGCCCACGATGCGCTGTCGGACGTCCATGCGCTGATCGAGCTGGCCCGGCTGATCCGCGTGCGCCAGCCACGATTGTGGGACTGGTACTACGCCCTGCGCCGCAAGCAGAAGGTGTTCGAGTTGCTCGACGTGGTGAACATGACGCCGCTGGTGCACGTCTCCTCGCGCTACCCGGCCAGCCGCCATTGCCTGGCCGTGATCGCACCGCTGGCAGCGCACCCCAGCCGCCCCGGCGAGGTGATCGTGTACGACCTGGCCACCGATCCGGCCGCATGGCTGGCGCTGGACGAGGACGAGATCGCCGACCGCATCTTCACCGCGCGCGCCGACCTGCCCGAGGGCATCGAACGCATCCCGTTGCGCACCGTGCGCGCGAACCATGCGCCGGCGCTGGCGCCGCTGTCGGTACTGCAGGGCGTGGACCTGGATCGCCTGCAGCTGGACCTGGCCCGCTGCCAGGCCCATCGCGACGTGCTGCATGCCGTCGACGGGCTGGCGGAAAAACTGCGCCGCGTATTCCAGCGCGCCGCCGAACTGCCGCCGCCGGAAGATCCCGAGCTGGCCTTGTACGGCGGCGGTTTCCTGCCCGATGCCGACAAGCGCCTGCTGGCCCAGGTGCGCGCCACGCCGCCGCAGGAGCTGGGCACCCGCGCGTTCCCGTTCCGCGACCCGCGCTACCCGGAGCTGCTGTTCCGCTACCGCGCGCGCAACTGGCCGGAGACGCTGGATGCCGACGAACGCACGCGCTGGGAAAGCTTCCGTCAGGCGCGCCTGACCCGGCACACACCGCTGACCGGGCTCACCCTCGACGACTACTTCGCCCGCCTCGACGAACTGCGCCACGATCCGCAAGCACAAGACAAACTGCCCCTGCTCGACCAGTTGCAGGCCTGGGGCGAACAGCTCGCCGCCAGTGTCGAACCTCTCTGA
- the secG gene encoding preprotein translocase subunit SecG: MFVIFSVFYILIAAAMIVLILLQNGAGADAGSGFGGGASATVFGARGSSTFLTRATGVLAGLFFLLSLGMGIYLHGNGAPHTNTQDLGVMATLADKPAAGKATPAAPAAGSEVPSAVPAATNNAVPAAQPAAATPAPTQKGEVPAATEPPAKH; encoded by the coding sequence ATGTTCGTCATTTTCAGCGTGTTCTACATCCTGATTGCTGCGGCGATGATCGTGCTGATCCTGCTGCAGAACGGTGCTGGCGCCGATGCCGGCTCGGGCTTTGGCGGCGGCGCTTCGGCCACGGTGTTCGGCGCGCGCGGTTCGTCCACGTTCCTCACCCGCGCCACCGGCGTGCTTGCGGGCCTGTTCTTCCTGCTCAGCCTGGGCATGGGCATCTACCTGCATGGCAACGGCGCGCCGCATACCAATACGCAAGACCTGGGCGTGATGGCCACGCTGGCCGACAAGCCCGCTGCCGGCAAGGCAACTCCGGCTGCCCCGGCGGCTGGTTCGGAAGTCCCGTCGGCGGTTCCCGCTGCAACCAACAATGCCGTCCCGGCAGCACAGCCGGCGGCAGCAACTCCCGCCCCGACCCAGAAGGGCGAAGTACCGGCAGCCACCGAGCCGCCGGCCAAGCACTGA
- the glmM gene encoding phosphoglucosamine mutase, with translation MTQRKYFGTDGIRGLVGQWPISADFMLKLGRAVGSVLARDGSKRPNVLIGKDTRISGYMFEAALEAGLVAAGADVGLLGPMPTPAVAYLTRSMRAQTGIVISASHNPHHDNGIKFFSADGEKLSDEVELAIEREVDAAFTTVPSERLGKARRIDDAVARYTEYCKSTVAEDFSLHGLRLVLDCAHGATYQVAPKVFAELGAEVVAIGDKPDGFNINHEAGSTHPQALQRSVLAHDADLGIAFDGDGDRVQLVDRNGVLADGDDILYILARSWHAQGKLQGPVVGTLMSNYGLQLALARFDVPLIRANVGDRYVLQQLKEHRGLLGGETSGHILCLDRATTGDGIIAALAVLEALVRSGEDLAVARQGLQKMPQVMLNVRAAGAREALSSSEVKQALAEVEQILHGRGRVVLRASGTEPLVRVTIEGADETEVQQLAEKLAGIVKSAAERS, from the coding sequence ATGACCCAGCGCAAATATTTCGGCACCGACGGCATCCGCGGACTGGTCGGGCAATGGCCGATCAGCGCGGACTTCATGCTGAAGCTCGGACGCGCCGTCGGCAGCGTGCTGGCGCGTGACGGCAGCAAGCGACCGAACGTGCTGATCGGCAAGGACACCCGCATCTCAGGCTACATGTTCGAGGCCGCGCTGGAGGCGGGCCTGGTCGCGGCCGGCGCCGACGTGGGCCTGCTCGGCCCGATGCCGACGCCCGCGGTGGCCTACCTGACCCGCTCGATGCGCGCGCAGACCGGCATCGTGATCAGCGCCTCGCACAACCCGCATCACGACAACGGCATCAAGTTCTTCTCCGCCGATGGCGAGAAGCTGTCCGACGAAGTGGAGCTGGCGATCGAGCGGGAGGTCGACGCCGCGTTCACCACGGTGCCATCCGAACGGCTCGGCAAGGCGCGCCGGATCGACGATGCGGTGGCCCGTTACACGGAATACTGCAAGTCCACCGTCGCCGAGGATTTCAGCCTGCACGGGCTTCGGCTGGTGCTGGACTGCGCCCATGGCGCGACCTACCAGGTGGCGCCGAAGGTGTTTGCCGAACTGGGTGCCGAGGTGGTGGCGATCGGCGACAAGCCGGACGGCTTCAACATCAATCACGAGGCTGGCTCGACTCATCCGCAGGCCTTGCAGCGCTCCGTGCTGGCACATGACGCCGACCTCGGCATCGCGTTCGATGGCGACGGCGACCGCGTGCAACTGGTCGACCGGAACGGCGTGCTGGCCGACGGCGACGACATTCTGTACATACTGGCGCGCAGCTGGCATGCACAGGGGAAGCTGCAGGGGCCGGTGGTCGGCACCCTGATGAGCAACTACGGCCTGCAACTGGCGCTGGCCCGGTTCGACGTGCCGCTGATCCGCGCCAACGTGGGCGATCGTTACGTGCTGCAGCAGCTGAAGGAACATCGCGGCCTGCTCGGCGGCGAGACCTCCGGTCACATCCTGTGCCTGGACCGTGCTACCACCGGCGACGGCATCATCGCCGCGCTGGCCGTGCTGGAGGCGCTGGTGCGCTCCGGCGAAGACCTGGCCGTGGCGCGGCAAGGCCTGCAGAAGATGCCCCAGGTGATGCTCAATGTGCGTGCCGCCGGTGCCCGTGAGGCCTTGTCCAGCAGCGAGGTGAAGCAGGCGCTGGCCGAGGTGGAGCAGATCCTGCACGGTCGCGGCCGGGTGGTCTTGCGCGCCTCCGGCACCGAGCCGCTGGTGCGCGTCACCATCGAGGGCGCCGACGAAACGGAAGTGCAGCAGTTGGCAGAGAAGCTGGCAGGGATTGTAAAATCCGCAGCCGAACGCTCGTGA
- a CDS encoding DUF2461 domain-containing protein yields MPQSYFTPATFRFLRAVGRNNNREWFHAHKDDYERHVREPFLRLIADLQAPLAKISAHYRADPRKNGGSLYRIYRDTRYSNNKLPYKSWQGSRFFHERRHEIQAPGFYLHIEPGECFAGGGMWHPEPDALKHIREFLVDNPAAWKRATQGKAFREQLQLGGESLVRPPRGYDPAHELIDDLKRKDFVATTTLSEELACSDELLPWTVATFRRVAPLVDYLCAAQELEF; encoded by the coding sequence ATGCCCCAGAGCTATTTCACCCCCGCCACCTTCCGCTTCCTGCGCGCCGTCGGGCGCAACAACAACCGCGAATGGTTCCACGCGCACAAGGACGACTACGAGCGCCACGTGCGCGAGCCGTTCCTGCGGCTGATCGCCGACCTGCAGGCGCCGCTGGCGAAGATCAGCGCGCACTACCGTGCCGACCCGCGCAAGAACGGTGGTTCGCTGTACCGCATCTACCGCGACACCCGCTACTCCAACAACAAGCTGCCGTACAAGTCGTGGCAGGGTTCGCGCTTCTTCCACGAGCGCCGGCACGAGATCCAGGCGCCCGGGTTCTACCTGCACATCGAACCCGGCGAGTGCTTCGCCGGCGGCGGCATGTGGCACCCGGAGCCGGATGCGCTGAAGCACATCCGCGAGTTCCTGGTCGACAACCCGGCCGCGTGGAAGCGCGCCACCCAGGGCAAGGCGTTCCGCGAGCAGCTGCAGCTGGGCGGCGAGTCGCTGGTCCGCCCGCCGCGCGGTTACGACCCCGCGCATGAGCTGATCGACGACCTCAAACGCAAGGACTTCGTCGCCACCACCACGCTCAGCGAAGAGCTGGCCTGCTCGGATGAACTGCTGCCGTGGACGGTCGCCACGTTCAGGCGCGTCGCACCGCTGGTCGACTACCTGTGCGCCGCGCAGGAGCTGGAGTTCTAG
- a CDS encoding isopenicillin N synthase family dioxygenase — MKNVPTLDIRRYDTDRGAFVAEIGAAYREFGFCCISGHGIARELIDGSYDVFQRFFALPTETKMKYHVPGAGGARGYTPFKVETAKDSQYADLKEFWHVGREIPRDSKFADVMPPNIWPAEVPEFRQYGYGLYEALDQLGTRVLRALALHIGEPENFFEDKTDVGNSILRPIHYPPITEENIPNVRAGAHEDINFITLLVGASAEGLEVLTREGEWLPITTEGDAIVVNIGDMLQRLSNHVFPSTTHRVVNPQNENARKPRYSVPFFLHPNPDVVLDPLDSCVTADNPRRYDTSITSHEYLLQRLREIKLI, encoded by the coding sequence ATGAAGAACGTTCCCACCCTGGACATCCGCCGCTACGACACCGACCGCGGCGCCTTCGTCGCCGAGATCGGCGCGGCCTATCGTGAATTCGGCTTCTGCTGCATCAGCGGCCACGGTATCGCGCGCGAGCTGATCGACGGCTCGTACGACGTGTTCCAGCGCTTCTTCGCGCTGCCGACCGAAACCAAGATGAAGTACCACGTGCCCGGTGCCGGCGGTGCGCGTGGCTATACGCCGTTCAAGGTGGAGACCGCCAAGGACAGTCAGTACGCCGACCTCAAGGAATTCTGGCATGTCGGTCGCGAGATCCCGCGCGATTCGAAGTTCGCCGACGTGATGCCGCCGAATATCTGGCCCGCCGAGGTGCCGGAATTCAGGCAGTACGGCTACGGCCTGTACGAGGCGCTGGACCAGCTCGGCACCCGCGTGCTGCGCGCGTTGGCCCTGCACATCGGCGAGCCGGAAAACTTTTTCGAGGACAAGACCGACGTCGGCAACTCGATCCTGCGCCCGATCCACTATCCGCCGATCACGGAAGAGAACATCCCCAACGTGCGCGCTGGCGCGCATGAGGACATCAACTTCATTACCCTGCTGGTTGGCGCCAGCGCGGAAGGGCTGGAAGTGCTCACCCGCGAAGGCGAGTGGTTGCCGATCACCACCGAGGGCGACGCGATCGTGGTGAACATCGGCGACATGCTGCAGCGGCTCTCCAACCACGTGTTTCCGTCCACCACGCACCGCGTGGTTAACCCGCAGAACGAGAATGCACGCAAGCCGCGCTACTCGGTGCCGTTCTTCCTGCATCCGAATCCGGACGTGGTGCTGGACCCGCTCGATTCGTGCGTCACGGCGGACAATCCGCGCCGCTACGACACCTCGATCACCTCGCACGAATACCTGTTGCAGCGTTTGCGCGAGATCAAGCTGATCTGA
- the folP gene encoding dihydropteroate synthase gives MSMSNELFATVLDCAGRPLRLDRARVVGILNVTPDSFSDGGTHDSVDAAVAHGLALAEEGADMIDVGGESTRPGAADVPVEEELRRVLPVIEQLIARTTLPIAIDTSKPEVMRAAVAAGAGMINDVYALRRDGAMAAAAELGVPVCLMHMQGEPRSMQAEPHYDDVVGEVHRFLTDRLFACELAGIDRRKVLVDPGFGFGKTLQHNLALLCALERFADLGSGAYIGLSRKTMIGEMTGRSVPAERAAGSVAAALIAAQRGARMVRVHDVAATVDALAVWQAVHAVDTVPRRVDKPAMPRWPDDD, from the coding sequence ATGAGCATGTCGAACGAGCTGTTTGCCACGGTGCTGGATTGTGCCGGGCGCCCGTTGCGGCTCGACCGCGCGCGGGTGGTCGGCATCCTCAACGTCACCCCCGATTCGTTCTCCGATGGCGGCACGCACGACAGCGTCGACGCGGCGGTGGCGCACGGCCTGGCGCTGGCGGAGGAGGGCGCCGACATGATCGACGTCGGCGGCGAATCGACCCGTCCCGGCGCGGCCGACGTGCCGGTCGAGGAAGAACTGCGCCGGGTGCTGCCGGTGATCGAGCAGCTGATTGCGCGCACCACGCTGCCGATCGCGATCGACACCTCCAAGCCGGAAGTGATGCGTGCGGCAGTGGCGGCCGGCGCCGGCATGATCAACGACGTATACGCGTTGCGCCGCGACGGTGCGATGGCTGCGGCGGCCGAGCTGGGTGTGCCGGTATGCCTGATGCACATGCAGGGCGAGCCGCGCAGCATGCAGGCCGAGCCGCATTACGACGATGTGGTCGGCGAGGTGCACCGCTTCCTCACCGACCGGCTGTTCGCCTGCGAACTGGCCGGGATCGACCGGCGCAAGGTGCTGGTCGATCCCGGCTTCGGCTTTGGCAAGACGCTGCAGCACAACCTGGCGCTGCTGTGCGCGCTGGAACGTTTCGCCGATCTCGGCAGCGGTGCCTACATCGGCTTGTCGCGCAAGACGATGATCGGCGAAATGACCGGCCGCAGCGTGCCGGCCGAGCGCGCCGCCGGTTCCGTGGCGGCGGCGCTGATCGCGGCGCAGCGCGGCGCACGCATGGTGCGCGTGCATGACGTGGCCGCCACCGTCGATGCGCTGGCGGTGTGGCAGGCGGTGCACGCGGTTGACACCGTGCCGCGGCGTGTCGACAAACCGGCCATGCCGCGCTGGCCGGACGACGACTGA
- a CDS encoding DUF6445 family protein: protein MSLFPTQMRPLPYRKPVEGRDYWVVDDVLPNADEVRARCLAKTDWEMGYPYTGEVWPGMRATPALLDDELSALEATVCRLTGAKKLWVEQTEAGIRLNHNCVQVVGAVEGTVKPHTDSSHLCRYAAVLYLNPAVPNQCGTSFFRQRMAGGRLGGNIVLPPHRNLAEALGNRFVQPNAFVEDVRVAHRYNRLLVYKANLIHSASAYWGLEMAAKRMTAVFFWMA from the coding sequence ATGTCCCTGTTTCCGACCCAGATGCGTCCGCTGCCCTACCGCAAGCCCGTCGAGGGCCGCGACTACTGGGTGGTGGACGACGTGCTGCCGAATGCCGACGAGGTGCGCGCCCGCTGCCTGGCCAAGACCGACTGGGAAATGGGTTATCCGTATACCGGCGAGGTATGGCCGGGCATGCGCGCCACGCCCGCCCTGCTGGATGACGAGCTGTCCGCACTGGAGGCGACGGTATGCCGCCTCACCGGCGCGAAGAAGCTGTGGGTCGAGCAGACCGAAGCCGGCATCCGGCTCAACCACAACTGCGTGCAGGTGGTCGGCGCAGTCGAGGGTACGGTGAAGCCGCACACCGACTCCTCGCATCTGTGCCGCTACGCCGCCGTGCTGTATCTCAACCCCGCGGTACCGAACCAATGCGGCACCAGCTTCTTCCGCCAGCGCATGGCTGGTGGCCGGCTTGGCGGCAATATCGTGCTGCCGCCGCACCGCAATCTGGCCGAGGCACTAGGCAATCGCTTCGTGCAACCGAACGCCTTCGTCGAGGATGTGCGCGTGGCGCACCGCTACAACCGCCTGCTGGTCTACAAGGCCAACCTGATCCACAGCGCCAGCGCCTACTGGGGGCTGGAAATGGCGGCCAAGCGCATGACCGCCGTGTTCTTCTGGATGGCGTAG
- the tpiA gene encoding triose-phosphate isomerase has translation MRKKFVAGNWKMHGSRSMAKAMVSDIAAGLPDDIDVAVFPPFPYVAELAWQQADSGLGIGAQDVSAHEGQGAYTGEVSAAMLADVGARWVLVGHSERRQYHGESDELVARKFAAARAGGLTPILCLGETLEQRKAGETEAVVARQLRAVLALNGVASFDTAVIAYEPVWAIGTGHTASPEQAQQVHAFVRSQLEKEDVMIARLTRLLYGGSVKAANAAELFAQADVDGGLIGGASLTASDFLGICAAAHQAPQAQ, from the coding sequence ATGCGCAAGAAATTCGTCGCCGGCAACTGGAAAATGCACGGCAGCCGTTCGATGGCCAAGGCCATGGTGAGCGATATCGCCGCCGGCCTGCCGGACGATATCGATGTGGCGGTATTTCCCCCGTTTCCGTACGTGGCCGAGCTGGCCTGGCAGCAAGCCGATTCCGGCCTGGGCATCGGCGCGCAGGATGTCAGCGCGCACGAGGGGCAGGGCGCGTATACCGGCGAAGTTTCCGCCGCCATGCTGGCAGATGTTGGCGCACGTTGGGTGCTGGTCGGCCATTCCGAGCGCCGCCAGTACCATGGCGAGAGCGACGAACTGGTGGCGCGCAAGTTTGCCGCGGCCCGCGCCGGCGGCCTGACGCCGATCCTGTGCCTGGGCGAAACGCTGGAACAGCGCAAGGCCGGCGAGACCGAGGCGGTCGTCGCGCGGCAGTTGCGCGCGGTGCTGGCGCTCAACGGCGTGGCAAGTTTCGATACGGCAGTAATCGCCTACGAGCCGGTCTGGGCGATCGGCACCGGTCATACCGCCAGCCCGGAGCAGGCGCAGCAGGTGCATGCCTTCGTTCGTAGCCAACTGGAAAAAGAAGATGTTATGATTGCCCGTCTGACCCGACTGCTTTACGGCGGTAGCGTCAAGGCGGCCAATGCCGCTGAATTGTTCGCGCAGGCGGACGTGGATGGAGGGCTGATCGGCGGGGCCTCCCTGACTGCATCCGACTTCCTTGGAATCTGCGCCGCGGCGCATCAGGCGCCACAGGCTCAATAG
- a CDS encoding MFS transporter, whose translation MNTSPAADRERLRPRDVKTLLLSALGGALEFYDFVVFVFFAIPLSHLFFPPGTAPWLAQLQVFGIFAAGYLARPLGGIVMAHYGDKLGRKRMFTLSVFLMAVPTLAIGLLPVYAQVGMLAPLLLLLLRVVQGIAVGGEVPGAWVFVAEHVPPQRIGFACASLTSGLTVGILIGSLLAAAINSRMTPAEVLDHGWRLPFLAGGVFGFFAVWLRRWLSETPVFEAMHARRELASGLPLRQVFERHLPGVLLSVLVTWMLTAAILVIILMTPSIVQLAFHVTPARAFLGSNLASFALALGCLGYGWLADRIGYARALLFGALGLLLCSYALYLDLRSGAAHFLLLYPLAGLAVGVTGVVPALMVTAFPPAVRFSGLSFSYNVAYALFGGLTPPLISLLVKRFGVLAPAHYVAFAAVIGMAVATRSLAARSRIHPATASVA comes from the coding sequence ATGAATACGTCGCCCGCAGCCGACCGCGAACGCTTGCGTCCACGCGACGTGAAAACCCTGCTGCTGTCCGCGTTGGGCGGTGCGCTGGAGTTCTACGACTTCGTGGTGTTCGTGTTCTTCGCGATCCCCTTGAGTCACCTGTTCTTTCCGCCCGGCACTGCGCCGTGGCTGGCCCAGCTGCAGGTGTTCGGCATCTTCGCGGCGGGTTACCTGGCACGCCCGCTGGGTGGCATCGTGATGGCGCACTACGGCGACAAGCTGGGGCGCAAGCGGATGTTCACGCTCAGCGTGTTCCTGATGGCGGTGCCGACCCTGGCCATCGGCCTGCTGCCGGTGTACGCGCAGGTCGGCATGCTGGCGCCGCTGCTGCTGCTGTTGCTGCGGGTGGTGCAGGGCATCGCGGTGGGTGGCGAGGTGCCCGGCGCATGGGTGTTCGTAGCCGAGCACGTGCCGCCGCAGCGGATCGGCTTTGCCTGCGCCAGCCTCACCTCGGGGCTCACCGTGGGCATCCTGATCGGCTCGCTGCTGGCCGCGGCGATCAACAGCCGGATGACCCCGGCCGAGGTGCTCGACCATGGCTGGCGGCTGCCGTTCCTGGCCGGCGGCGTGTTCGGCTTCTTCGCGGTGTGGCTGCGCCGCTGGCTCAGCGAGACGCCGGTGTTCGAGGCGATGCATGCGCGCAGGGAACTGGCCAGCGGCCTGCCACTGCGCCAGGTGTTCGAGCGGCATCTGCCGGGGGTACTGCTGTCGGTGCTGGTGACCTGGATGCTCACCGCGGCGATCCTGGTGATCATCCTGATGACGCCGTCGATCGTGCAGTTGGCATTTCATGTCACGCCGGCGCGGGCGTTCCTCGGCAGCAACCTGGCCTCGTTTGCGCTGGCGCTGGGCTGTCTGGGCTACGGCTGGCTGGCCGACCGGATCGGCTACGCCCGCGCGTTGCTGTTCGGTGCGCTCGGACTGCTGCTGTGCAGCTATGCGCTGTACCTCGACCTGCGCTCCGGTGCCGCGCACTTCCTGCTGCTATACCCGCTGGCCGGGCTGGCAGTCGGCGTGACCGGCGTGGTGCCGGCGCTGATGGTGACGGCGTTTCCGCCGGCGGTGCGTTTCTCCGGGTTGTCGTTCTCGTACAACGTCGCCTATGCGCTGTTCGGCGGATTGACGCCGCCGCTGATCAGCCTGCTGGTGAAGCGGTTCGGCGTGCTGGCGCCCGCGCATTACGTGGCATTTGCCGCGGTGATCGGGATGGCCGTTGCCACGCGCTCGCTGGCTGCACGCAGCCGGATTCATCCCGCTACTGCATCAGTTGCCTAG
- the orn gene encoding oligoribonuclease, with amino-acid sequence MSQAHEDNLIWIDLEMTGLDTDNDSILEIATVVTDKELNVLADGPVFAIRHEIDRLESMDNWNSNQHHKSGLWRQVLISETDHAMAEQATVDFLRAWVPPGKSPMCGNSICQDRRFLHRQMPRLERYFHYRNLDVSTLKELARRWAPEIAKSVGKESAHTALSDIRDSIAELRHYRRYMGELGGKAEA; translated from the coding sequence ATGAGCCAAGCCCACGAAGACAACCTGATCTGGATCGATCTGGAGATGACCGGCCTCGACACCGACAACGATTCGATCCTGGAGATCGCCACGGTGGTCACCGACAAGGAGCTGAACGTGCTGGCCGACGGGCCGGTGTTCGCGATACGCCACGAGATCGATCGGCTGGAGTCCATGGACAACTGGAATTCCAACCAGCACCACAAGTCGGGCCTGTGGCGGCAGGTGCTGATCTCCGAAACCGACCATGCGATGGCCGAGCAGGCTACGGTGGATTTCCTGCGCGCGTGGGTGCCGCCGGGCAAGTCGCCGATGTGCGGCAACTCGATCTGCCAGGATCGCCGCTTCCTGCACCGGCAGATGCCGCGGCTGGAACGCTATTTCCACTACCGCAACCTGGATGTCTCCACGCTCAAGGAACTGGCCCGGCGCTGGGCGCCGGAGATTGCCAAGAGCGTCGGCAAGGAATCGGCGCACACGGCGCTGTCGGATATCCGCGACTCGATCGCCGAGCTGCGCCACTATCGCCGCTACATGGGCGAGCTGGGCGGCAAGGCCGAAGCCTGA